A genomic segment from Alteribacillus bidgolensis encodes:
- a CDS encoding glycerophosphodiester phosphodiesterase, which translates to MSLSSSTRLQIISHRGATTESIKENTIDAFQHAIDMQADMIETDVRQTKDGKLVCAHNPDWNGIMLKEITYENWKKNTEAKEGWRPPLLTEVLHLCEGVIPLNLELKEHGLEERVISRLPASYPIHDILFSSFEDEVIKKIKSMNETFQTALIVGKSLFSSSSKKFSYWKDFYPENRLKQAKADAICPHYRLANKSFVDRMHKHGYEVNVWTVNSAEKIKKIQGARVDGIFTDNVVLAQKQL; encoded by the coding sequence ATGAGCTTATCATCATCAACGCGTTTACAAATTATTTCTCACCGCGGAGCAACGACTGAAAGTATTAAAGAAAATACAATAGATGCATTTCAACACGCTATTGACATGCAAGCTGATATGATTGAAACAGATGTAAGACAAACAAAGGATGGAAAATTGGTATGTGCGCATAACCCAGATTGGAATGGGATCATGCTAAAAGAGATAACTTATGAAAACTGGAAAAAGAATACAGAAGCAAAAGAAGGATGGCGCCCGCCGCTATTAACAGAAGTCCTGCATCTTTGCGAAGGAGTCATTCCGCTAAATCTTGAACTAAAGGAGCATGGATTAGAAGAGCGGGTTATATCTAGACTGCCTGCTTCATATCCGATACATGATATATTGTTTTCTTCTTTTGAAGATGAAGTCATTAAAAAAATAAAAAGTATGAATGAAACATTTCAAACGGCTTTAATTGTTGGTAAATCCTTATTTAGCTCGTCCTCTAAAAAGTTTTCTTACTGGAAAGACTTTTATCCCGAGAATCGTTTAAAACAAGCGAAAGCAGATGCCATTTGCCCTCATTATCGCTTGGCGAACAAATCCTTTGTCGATCGTATGCATAAACATGGATACGAAGTGAACGTGTGGACTGTAAACAGTGCTGAAAAAATTAAGAAAATACAAGGAGCAAGGGTGGATGGCATTTTTACAGACAATGTGGTATTAGCACAAAAACAGTTATAA
- a CDS encoding MFS transporter, protein MWIANFLVAASATMVLPFISLYIETFGNFSDAYVQRWAGYIFGITFLVAFFAAPLWGKIGDRYGRKIILILTGYGIAVCILCMGFAQSVEGLFVIRLLMGIVTGFIPTATALISAQSAKKNAGDKLGTLQTGTVSGGLLGPVLGGLLADTTGYFLTFIITSGVITAAATLVWIGLKEVVYTDKNETTQTFSSKEIILFICKRPVLLLVIGMSMIIQTANFSIQPLLALYVNNLHHSENIAFLAGVAFSVTGLGNLVATRKWGRFGDRVGHEKIIVVLLVLSACFFIPQAFVTSIWQLIILRFLFGMQIGGLIPCMTAYIRQICPISMQGEVLGYHISFRFLGNVFGPIIGGIIAGMLNISFVFVLSGSLFIISACILWIVLQRERQSSHHLTKEDNVKHHTTLD, encoded by the coding sequence ATGTGGATTGCTAACTTTCTAGTAGCAGCAAGCGCAACCATGGTACTTCCATTTATCTCCTTATATATTGAAACGTTTGGTAATTTCTCCGATGCATACGTCCAGCGCTGGGCTGGCTATATTTTTGGGATCACCTTTTTAGTAGCCTTTTTTGCAGCGCCTTTATGGGGAAAAATTGGGGACCGTTATGGTCGTAAAATCATTTTAATTCTGACTGGGTACGGAATCGCAGTATGTATTTTATGTATGGGATTTGCTCAATCTGTTGAAGGTTTATTTGTCATAAGATTGCTGATGGGTATCGTAACAGGGTTTATTCCTACTGCAACGGCTCTTATTTCTGCTCAAAGTGCCAAAAAAAATGCAGGAGACAAACTCGGAACATTGCAGACAGGTACTGTTTCCGGTGGATTACTTGGTCCAGTTCTTGGGGGTCTGCTTGCAGATACAACCGGTTATTTTCTTACGTTTATCATAACGTCAGGCGTAATTACTGCAGCTGCTACACTTGTATGGATCGGATTAAAAGAAGTCGTTTACACTGATAAAAACGAAACTACTCAAACTTTTTCAAGTAAAGAAATAATATTATTTATCTGTAAACGTCCAGTACTCCTATTGGTTATTGGAATGTCCATGATTATTCAAACAGCCAATTTCAGTATTCAACCTTTACTTGCTCTGTATGTTAACAACCTGCATCATTCTGAAAATATTGCTTTTCTGGCAGGGGTGGCTTTTTCCGTTACAGGGCTTGGAAATTTGGTCGCGACAAGAAAATGGGGTCGTTTCGGCGATCGGGTTGGTCATGAAAAAATAATAGTAGTACTTCTGGTTCTTTCAGCATGTTTCTTTATTCCTCAAGCATTTGTTACTAGTATTTGGCAATTAATTATTCTTCGTTTTTTATTTGGTATGCAGATTGGTGGATTAATTCCTTGTATGACCGCCTATATACGGCAGATCTGTCCGATTTCGATGCAAGGAGAAGTTTTAGGTTATCACATCAGTTTTCGCTTTCTTGGAAATGTCTTTGGTCCCATCATAGGTGGTATAATAGCAGGAATGCTTAATATATCATTTGTTTTTGTCCTTTCGGGAAGCCTTTTTATCATAAGCGCATGTATTTTATGGATTGTACTTCAAAGAGAACGACAATCTTCGCACCACCTAACGAAAGAAGATAACGTAAAACACCATACTACTTTGGATTAA
- a CDS encoding biotin transporter BioY — translation MGIGANITAYLVIGGVPITLQPIIAMIAGALLGSRLGALSMIIYMLIGLVGIPVFAEFSGGFRALVSPTFGFILSFILTAFVTGKIIERKQNPSMAVFFIAAFTGLVINYLLGTNYMYYAYLWIAEAPDGFSYSMVWAWMILPLIKDIIFTALAAASVPKLQRLLNKRLKPFQRTA, via the coding sequence ATGGGAATAGGAGCTAACATTACCGCTTATTTAGTGATTGGCGGCGTGCCCATTACTCTGCAGCCCATTATTGCGATGATAGCAGGTGCTCTTCTTGGCAGCAGATTAGGAGCTTTATCCATGATCATTTACATGCTGATCGGCTTAGTAGGAATACCTGTATTCGCTGAATTTTCAGGAGGATTTCGAGCACTCGTCAGTCCAACATTCGGCTTTATTTTATCTTTTATTTTAACCGCATTTGTAACAGGAAAAATAATAGAAAGAAAGCAGAACCCTTCTATGGCAGTGTTTTTTATAGCTGCATTTACTGGATTAGTTATTAATTATTTGTTAGGTACAAATTATATGTACTATGCGTATCTTTGGATTGCTGAAGCTCCAGATGGCTTTTCCTACTCGATGGTTTGGGCATGGATGATTCTCCCTCTTATCAAAGACATCATTTTCACTGCGTTAGCAGCAGCTTCTGTGCCGAAGCTTCAACGGTTACTAAACAAAAGGTTAAAACCCTTTCAGCGAACTGCTTAA
- a CDS encoding DctP family TRAP transporter solute-binding subunit has product MKKNKFRWLVSTALLSSLMLAACGGGESDDGGGDTDNGESAEGNGETYQWRFVTEENDGQVQYEYAEEFAKRLEEKSDGQITMDVYEFGGLGSEVDQVEQLQSGAVEFAIVSPGFTGTMVEEGQIFALQFLLPDDQEVTHELLNTSEALNEDLAALYEENNIKPLSFWTEGAMQWTGNRELTEPADFEGFKMRTQDSPLIQKSYKAYGADPSVMSWGELYSGLQTGTVDGQENPIFFIADASFHEVQDYMTISNHNTYVAMTTVNPSFYNDLPDDIKEIIDETVEEMRDVGFELQDDLNNELLSEIEENEENPTEVTKLTEEQRDAFRELAIPQRDFYKENAGDQAGEILDKLESEIEELEGE; this is encoded by the coding sequence ATGAAAAAAAACAAATTTAGATGGCTGGTCAGCACAGCTCTTCTATCATCATTAATGCTGGCTGCTTGCGGCGGAGGAGAATCTGATGACGGAGGCGGAGACACCGATAACGGGGAATCTGCAGAAGGAAATGGAGAAACATACCAATGGCGTTTTGTAACGGAAGAAAATGATGGACAAGTTCAATATGAATATGCAGAAGAATTTGCAAAGCGCCTTGAAGAAAAATCAGACGGGCAGATTACAATGGATGTGTATGAATTTGGCGGACTTGGAAGTGAGGTAGACCAAGTAGAGCAGCTGCAGAGCGGTGCTGTTGAATTTGCGATCGTTTCCCCAGGTTTTACAGGTACGATGGTTGAAGAAGGCCAAATTTTTGCACTGCAGTTTTTGCTGCCAGATGACCAAGAAGTAACTCATGAATTATTAAATACAAGTGAAGCACTAAACGAAGATTTGGCTGCTCTTTATGAAGAAAACAATATTAAGCCGCTTTCTTTCTGGACAGAAGGTGCGATGCAATGGACAGGTAATAGAGAGTTGACTGAACCTGCAGATTTTGAAGGTTTCAAAATGAGAACGCAGGATTCTCCTTTGATCCAGAAATCCTATAAAGCTTATGGTGCGGACCCTTCCGTAATGAGCTGGGGAGAGCTTTACTCTGGACTTCAGACTGGCACGGTAGATGGGCAAGAAAATCCAATTTTCTTTATTGCTGATGCATCTTTCCATGAAGTGCAGGATTATATGACGATTTCCAACCACAATACTTATGTGGCGATGACAACAGTTAATCCATCTTTCTATAATGATCTGCCAGATGACATTAAAGAAATCATCGATGAAACAGTAGAAGAAATGCGTGATGTTGGTTTTGAACTACAGGATGACCTTAACAACGAATTGTTATCTGAAATTGAAGAGAACGAAGAAAATCCAACAGAAGTTACTAAACTAACGGAAGAACAGCGTGATGCATTCCGTGAACTTGCGATTCCACAACGTGATTTCTACAAAGAAAATGCTGGAGATCAAGCAGGAGAGATTCTGGATAAATTAGAATCTGAAATTGAAGAACTAGAAGGAGAATAA
- a CDS encoding TRAP transporter large permease — protein sequence MVTTLLLIMVVFLLLGFPMMIPLTLAPLVVVLIYFPNLEPFFMVQQMLEGISNYALLAVPLFIFAADIMSVGRTSNRLLDFVGSFVGHLRGGYAITTAAACTLFGSISGSTQGTVVAIGKPMRERLLKVGYKDSTAIAFIINSSDVALLVPPSIGMIIYGIISNTSIGDLFIAGIGPGVLIFLFFAVYAYIHARLFNIPLAEKATWSERFRFTWKALFPLMFPVIIIGGIYTGFFTPTEAAGISVLYALLLELVIFRSFSIKKIPKIALSTGLVTSAVFILVAGGQAFAYIIQFARIPQMISEVFLSGDPGPIYVLIIVSIFFFIGCMFVDPIVVILILTPIFAPAAQQAGIDPVHLGVIVTFQAALGSATPPFGVDIFTASAVFNRSYLDTIRGTPPFIVMMIIVCVLLIMFPQISLFLL from the coding sequence ATGGTGACAACGCTCTTACTTATTATGGTTGTCTTTTTACTTTTAGGTTTTCCAATGATGATTCCATTAACTCTGGCGCCATTGGTCGTTGTACTTATTTACTTTCCAAATCTAGAACCATTTTTTATGGTACAGCAGATGCTCGAAGGAATATCAAATTATGCGCTGTTAGCTGTACCGCTGTTTATTTTTGCAGCAGATATTATGTCCGTGGGCAGAACTTCCAATCGGCTGCTTGATTTTGTAGGTTCATTTGTAGGACACCTGCGCGGAGGGTATGCGATCACTACCGCTGCAGCTTGTACATTGTTTGGGTCTATTTCCGGTTCGACACAAGGTACAGTTGTAGCTATCGGGAAGCCAATGCGGGAAAGACTTTTAAAAGTTGGTTATAAAGATTCTACGGCTATCGCTTTTATTATTAATTCAAGTGATGTGGCGCTTTTAGTTCCACCAAGTATCGGGATGATTATTTACGGTATTATATCCAATACTTCTATTGGAGACTTGTTTATCGCAGGAATCGGTCCTGGTGTATTAATATTTTTGTTTTTTGCTGTGTACGCATATATACATGCGCGGTTGTTTAACATCCCATTAGCGGAGAAGGCAACATGGTCGGAACGGTTTCGTTTTACATGGAAAGCACTATTTCCTCTTATGTTTCCGGTCATTATTATCGGAGGGATTTATACAGGATTTTTTACTCCGACAGAAGCTGCAGGGATTTCCGTTTTATACGCGTTATTGCTCGAACTAGTAATTTTCAGATCATTCAGCATTAAAAAAATACCAAAGATAGCACTTTCAACTGGTCTTGTCACTTCAGCTGTCTTTATTCTCGTAGCTGGAGGCCAGGCATTTGCTTATATTATTCAATTTGCAAGGATTCCCCAAATGATCTCAGAAGTATTTTTATCGGGAGATCCGGGGCCAATTTATGTATTGATTATTGTTTCTATATTCTTTTTTATAGGGTGCATGTTTGTAGATCCAATCGTTGTTATATTAATTTTAACACCAATATTTGCACCTGCAGCACAGCAGGCTGGTATTGACCCTGTTCATCTTGGCGTTATTGTGACGTTCCAAGCTGCTCTAGGATCAGCGACACCGCCTTTTGGTGTAGATATATTTACAGCCAGTGCGGTGTTCAACCGATCATACTTGGACACGATACGAGGGACACCGCCATTTATTGTCATGATGATTATAGTATGTGTACTGCTTATTATGTTTCCACAGATTTCTCTTTTCCTGCTATAA
- a CDS encoding TRAP transporter small permease: protein MKMVKWLDNLLRRLEEFILSFSIITITVMVAGNAISRNFAGRSWAFAEEISQLALFMATFMGISYVARKGRHISMSAIFDNVPFKLRKTLALLIPLTTGLIMLVFAYYSYGYVQSVIDANRVTSALRLPYYLMIMWAPIGFVLGAMQFFRNFWVNVKNKDVYLAAERKDYDNEEDIEQSGSI, encoded by the coding sequence ATGAAAATGGTAAAGTGGTTAGATAACCTATTAAGAAGACTTGAAGAATTTATTTTGAGTTTTTCTATTATTACGATTACTGTAATGGTTGCAGGAAATGCCATCAGCCGGAATTTTGCAGGAAGAAGCTGGGCTTTTGCAGAAGAGATCAGCCAGCTGGCACTATTTATGGCAACATTCATGGGGATTAGTTACGTTGCACGGAAAGGCCGGCATATTAGTATGTCAGCCATATTTGATAATGTGCCTTTTAAGCTGCGGAAAACACTTGCTCTTCTCATACCCTTAACAACAGGGTTAATCATGCTTGTTTTTGCTTATTATTCTTATGGATATGTACAATCGGTCATTGATGCAAATCGTGTAACATCGGCATTACGCTTACCATATTATTTGATGATCATGTGGGCGCCGATAGGATTTGTATTAGGAGCGATGCAATTTTTCCGAAATTTCTGGGTGAACGTGAAAAATAAAGATGTTTATCTTGCAGCTGAAAGAAAAGATTACGATAACGAAGAAGATATAGAACAATCTGGTTCAATATAA
- a CDS encoding divergent PAP2 family protein, protein MELLNNFPLWIALISILFAQGIKIPLAYIASKKWDITLVTSTGGMPSSHSAAVTSVSTAIGLDHGFDTALFAICTVFGVIVMFDATGVRRHAGYHATVLNQLVVDFNKFVTEAKSWQQKEETEKREELKELLGHQPIEVFFGALFGILIAVIGHFVMFG, encoded by the coding sequence ATGGAACTATTGAATAATTTCCCTTTGTGGATTGCTCTTATTTCTATCTTATTTGCTCAAGGGATAAAAATTCCTCTTGCCTACATTGCATCAAAAAAATGGGATATCACTCTAGTTACTAGTACAGGTGGTATGCCTAGTTCTCATTCAGCAGCTGTCACTTCCGTTTCAACTGCTATTGGTTTGGACCACGGTTTTGATACTGCACTTTTTGCGATATGTACTGTTTTTGGGGTTATCGTCATGTTTGATGCAACCGGAGTTAGACGTCACGCTGGTTATCACGCTACCGTTTTAAACCAGCTTGTTGTAGATTTTAATAAGTTTGTTACAGAAGCAAAATCATGGCAGCAGAAAGAAGAAACGGAGAAAAGAGAAGAACTGAAGGAACTTCTTGGTCATCAGCCAATCGAAGTATTCTTCGGGGCTCTCTTTGGAATTCTTATTGCTGTTATTGGTCATTTTGTGATGTTTGGATAA
- a CDS encoding cobalamin-binding protein — protein sequence MRIVSLCPSNTEIAAYLGLTEQLIGVDNYSDWPNAVNALPRLGPDLSIDMDKVADLHPDLVLASLSVPGMEKNIEKLKEKNLPYIVSKPNSLDDVRRDLLLIGEAAGTYKKAQTMVSKMDHILADYERKASKCNPVSLYWEWWPKPAFSPGGGNWLSSISRLAGARNILEDRTEASCQVSWEEIKNLEPDHICMAWVGVQTEKVKPEILYKREGWSSMKALKTNNVHVLEEPLYCRPSPRLLIGLKKLAHLLHPGVFQNPKNLDPLLEEV from the coding sequence ATGCGGATTGTTTCACTATGTCCAAGTAATACCGAAATCGCTGCTTACCTTGGTCTAACAGAGCAATTGATCGGCGTTGATAACTATTCAGATTGGCCTAACGCTGTAAATGCTTTGCCTCGGCTTGGCCCTGACCTTTCCATTGACATGGATAAAGTAGCAGATCTGCACCCTGATCTGGTCCTTGCCTCATTAAGTGTGCCAGGTATGGAAAAGAATATAGAGAAATTAAAGGAAAAAAATTTACCGTACATTGTATCAAAGCCAAATTCTCTTGATGATGTCCGGCGCGATCTTCTTCTTATTGGAGAAGCTGCCGGAACTTATAAAAAAGCTCAAACAATGGTAAGCAAAATGGATCATATACTTGCTGATTATGAAAGAAAAGCATCAAAGTGCAATCCAGTTAGTCTATATTGGGAGTGGTGGCCTAAACCGGCTTTCAGCCCTGGAGGAGGGAATTGGCTGTCTTCGATAAGCAGATTAGCCGGTGCAAGAAATATATTGGAAGACAGAACGGAAGCAAGCTGCCAAGTAAGCTGGGAAGAGATTAAAAATTTAGAACCTGATCATATTTGTATGGCATGGGTCGGGGTGCAAACGGAAAAAGTCAAACCTGAAATATTGTATAAAAGAGAAGGCTGGTCCTCTATGAAAGCACTAAAAACAAACAATGTACATGTTTTAGAAGAACCTTTGTACTGCCGGCCATCTCCAAGACTGTTGATAGGTTTAAAAAAACTTGCCCACCTCTTACACCCGGGAGTATTTCAAAACCCTAAGAACTTAGATCCCCTTTTAGAAGAAGTGTAA
- a CDS encoding 3D domain-containing protein, with amino-acid sequence MDKKIIFYRRLSMTLFFVVAVTTTLSYVTNVKAEELPGYFYDYIKTEYIEDKKISDVPEKRGTNNYKRGIDEEWPEPAFNEEAEILFEAEGPTEMVTATGYTAGYESTGKTKEDPAYGITYSGVKVRRDQVSTIAADPAYFPIGTVLYIPEYGYGIVADTGSAIKGKKLDLYYDSVEDVYAEWGKRNVKVYVLKKGDGTLREEELMALNEEGALPVVQQSPTFFTLGMFNFIKGFKYIAI; translated from the coding sequence ATGGATAAAAAAATAATATTTTACAGAAGGTTGTCAATGACTTTATTTTTCGTCGTCGCAGTGACCACCACCTTATCTTATGTAACAAATGTAAAAGCAGAAGAGCTGCCAGGGTATTTTTATGATTATATTAAAACTGAATATATAGAGGATAAAAAGATTTCGGATGTCCCTGAGAAGCGAGGAACGAACAACTATAAGCGCGGTATAGATGAAGAGTGGCCGGAACCTGCTTTTAATGAAGAAGCAGAAATATTATTTGAAGCTGAAGGACCGACAGAAATGGTAACTGCAACAGGATATACAGCAGGCTATGAGTCTACGGGAAAAACAAAAGAAGATCCCGCCTACGGAATTACGTATTCGGGGGTTAAAGTAAGACGTGATCAGGTCTCTACTATTGCAGCTGATCCTGCATATTTTCCCATAGGAACGGTATTATATATTCCTGAGTACGGCTATGGCATTGTAGCAGATACCGGCTCAGCAATTAAAGGAAAAAAACTCGACTTATATTATGATTCCGTAGAAGACGTATACGCTGAATGGGGGAAACGCAACGTAAAAGTGTATGTACTGAAAAAAGGAGATGGTACGCTGCGAGAAGAAGAATTAATGGCTTTAAACGAAGAAGGAGCTTTACCGGTAGTTCAGCAAAGCCCAACTTTTTTTACTTTAGGAATGTTTAACTTTATTAAAGGATTTAAGTATATCGCCATTTAG